The Macrobrachium nipponense isolate FS-2020 chromosome 7, ASM1510439v2, whole genome shotgun sequence DNA window aaaatgaggaagaaaatgaggaagaaatttTGAATGAAGACACAAGTCCACCAAATGCCGAGTGGACAAAAGTGACTAAGAAAGCTCGACAACATGGATTTACTGGGAAAGAAGAACTTTGTGTAACTGTGCATCCATCGTCTACAGATAACCAAATTTGGCCTATTGatgtttacaaacaaataattacTGATGATATTATAAATCTAATTGTTCAAGAAACCAATCGATATGCTGAGCAGAAAATTTCTTCGGTTACTGTAACAAGAAGATCGAAATTACGGCAGTGGGTTCCTACAAATAACGAAGAAATTGAAAAGTTTATTGGACTTATCATTTACATGGGATTGGTTCCATTCCCTGAGATCCAATTATATTGGTCTAAAAGCATCCTTTATAAGAATGAAATTGTTCCAAAAACAATGAGTAGAGACCGCTTCCTCTTGCTCTTGCAAATGTTACATTTTTGCAACAATGAAGAACCTAATGTGGGAAGAgattggaaaataagaaaattactagATATGATTTTGGTGCAGTATCAATCAATCTATAAATCAGGATCTGATGTTATAATTGATGAGAGTATGGTGCCTTTCAGAGGCCGTGTCATTTTCAGACAGTACATCCCTGGAAAGAGCCATAAGTATGGATGCAAACTGTTCAACTTTGCACTCCTGAGGATACACTCTAAACATGGAGTTATATACTTGTAGTAAGACTCCTTGCAAATCATATGGATATGGAGTGACTTTGTTTGCAGATAATTACTATATCTCCAGTTTCTTAGGAGAGTATCTTCTTCAGCGGAAGACTTACCTATGTGGCACAGTAAGAGTCAATAGAAAGTATCTTCCAAAGTCagttacaaaagcaaaactaAAGAGAGGTGAAATTAAAGCCTTAGAAAATAGGAATGGAGTGAAAGTATTCAATTGGAAAGATAAAAGATATGTTGTGACTCTATCAACAGTTCCAGAACATGATGCTACTCTAATCAACACAGGTAAAGTCACAACGACTGGTTTACATATCAAGAAACCTCAAAGTGTGTTAGACTATAATAAGTGCAAGAAAGGAGTTGATTTATCAGATCAAATGTCATCATATTATTCACCTCTGAAGAAGTCAAGaaaatggtacagaaaagtaGCATTAGAATTTATTGCTGGTACTTCTATAGTGAATGCTTGGGTACTTTACAATAAGTACTTTGCTGTCAAGAAAATGTCATTACGTGCATTCAAGGAATCTATTGTCTTATACTATACTAGTGGtatcatgaaggaaaaaaaacaaaccaggaaaATCAAGTATGAATATTTCAGGAAAAtcttcacattgtctcaaagaagcagaaggacagaaaagaaaaacaaggaaacgatgcAGAGGCTGCTACGAAATGTTAGCAGCAAATGAAGGATCCAAAGTGGCCAAAATCAAGTCAAGAAAGGTTTCCACATATTGTGACTCATGTGATGGCACTCCATATCTATGTTTATCATGTTTCAATCTCAAACATAACTAGTGATATGATTTTTCATTAGCAAATGGAATTGaaaactaattttcttatatactgAATGTCAGACAAATTTTCTTTGCAATTATTTCAGTAAaactttgttttctattttttttttttgtataattcaaCCCTTTGATAGCAATACtgatctactaaaataataattgcaattaaaagttaaagtttttttttataaataaaaaaaaaaatttgttctacTAGGACCCACCGGTGGGTCACATTGCAGCAAATGAGAGAACAGTGTGACCCACTGGTGGGTCCCATCGCTGGAAACGtgttaacttacgggtttttacaccacgccagaggttgcctctgcaatcttttttttcttttttcttttttttttacaaaagcattaacttacgggtttttacaccacgccagaggttgcctctgcaatctttttttcttttttctttttttctatttttgcaaaGGCATAACTTAAACGTTACGGGTTTTTTTACAATCACGCCAGAGTGcctctgcaatctttttttttttttttttttttttttttttttttacaaaagcattaacttacgggtttttacaccacgccagaggttgcctctgcaaatcttttttttcttttacaaaggcattaacttagagtttttatttttacacaatgccagaggttgccactgtaatgttttttattttttttttacaaaggcattaacttacggttttacaccacgccagagttgcctctgcaatcttttttttttttttttttttttttttttttttttttttttttttttttgcaaagttgcAAAGGGATTAACTTTAGAGTTTTTACacaacgccagaggttgcctctgtaatctgttttttttttttttttttacaaaggcattaacttgtGGGTTTTTACCAACACGacccagaggttgcctctgcaatcttttttctttttctttttttacaaaggcattaacttacgggtttttacaccacgccagaggttgcctctgcaatctttttttctttttttttatttcttttttgttttttttttttttacaaaggcattaacttgcGGGATTTTTATCACACACCCGCCAGTAGGTTGCCTGctggcaatcttttttttttctttttttttttttttaccaaaggtcATTAAGCTGTTActggtttttacaccacgccagaggtttgcctctgcaatcttttttcttttttttttttgtttttttattttttttttttgccaaagggATTAACATTAGAGTTTTTGCACaatgccagaggttgcctctgtaatctgttttttttttttttcttttttacaaaggcattaacttagaCCTTTTTAGCAAGTCACCACTCCAGAGGTTGCTTctgcataactttttttttttttttttttttttactttttttttttttttttttttttttacaaaagcattAACTTACTTTGGTTTTTACATCACGCCAGAGGGTTGCCTCTGCAAATCtcgcaaatttttttctttttttttttttttttttttttttgcaaagcattaacttacgggtttttacatcATGCCAGAGGTGTcctctgcaatcttttttttttttttttgcaaaggcaTTAACTTTCGGGCTTTTTatcacgccagaggttgccctgcaatcttttttttctaatttctttttttttacaaaagcattaacttacgggtttttacatcACGCGACTTGCcatcgtgctttttttttttttttttttttttttttacaaaaccaaACTTATACACGCCAGAGGTTGGCCTCtgcaatctctttttttttttttttttttttttttttacaaaaccatTAACTAACGCGGGttttttttacaccacgccagaggttgcctctgcaatcttttttttctttttttttttttgcaaaggcattaacttactggttttttacaccacgccagaggttgcctctgcaatctttttttctttttttcttttttctttttatgcaagggcattaacttacgggtttttacatcACGCAGAGTTGcctctgcaatctttttttttttttttttataaaagcattaacttacgggtttttaacaCCACGCCAGAGGGAcctctgcaatcttttttttattttttctttttttttttacaaaagcattaacttacgggtttttacaccacgccagaggttgcctctgcaatctttttttcttttacaaaggcattaacttatagtTTTTACACAACGCCAGAGGTTGGGtctctaatgttttttttttttttttttacaaaggcattaacttacaggtttttacacccacgccagaggttgcctctgcaatctctttttttattttattttttttttgcaaagggaTTAACTTTAAAGAGTTTTTTACAcaacgccagaggttgcccaTCTGCAATCTTTTTggggacttttttctttttttttttacaaaagccaattaacttacgggttttttacaccacgccagaaggTTGTcctcttgcaattttttttctctgtttgtttttttttcttttattttacaaaaggcattaacttgcggtttttacaccacgccaggaggttgcctctgcaatcttttttttcttttttcttaacaaaggcattaacttacaggtttttatacCACGCCCAGAAGTTGGCCTTGCCTTccgcaatcttttttttttttttttttttttttttttttttttttttttttttttttttttttttacaaaggcattaacttacgggtttttacaccacgccaagaggttgcctctgcaatcttttttttttgggcttgggttcttgtttttttttttttaaaggcatttACTTTACCTGGTTTTTTACACCAcgcccagaggttgcctctggtcaatcttttttttctttttttttttttttttgctttttttttttttggcttttgggGTTTTGGCACAAAGGGATTAACTTAGAGTTTTTTTACCACAACGTCAGAAGGTTGCCCTCctgtaatctgtttttttttttttctttcttttttacaaaggcattaacttacgggttttacaaCCACACCAGAGTTgcctctgcaatttttttttttttttcaaagggatTAACTTAGAGTTTTTACACAATGCCAGAGGTTACCTCtgcaatctttattttatttttttttttttttacaaaggcattaacttacgttTTTACATCACGCCAGAGGGTGcctctgcaatcttttttttttttttcataaaagcattaacttacgggtttttacacaatgccagaggttgcctctgcaatcttttttttcatttttcttttttttttacaaaagcacTTAACTACTGGGTTTTTACatcacgccagaggttgcctctgcagttcttttttttttttgggggacaggttttttttaacaaaagcattaacttacgggtttttacaccatgccataggttgcctctgcaatctttttttttcttttttttggcaaaggcattacttacgggtttttacaccacgccacaggttgcctctgcaatcttttttttcttttttcttttttttgcaaaggcattacttacgggtttttacaccacgccagaggttgcctctgcaatcttttttttctttttctttatttttgcaaaggcattaacttacaggtttttacaccacgccagaggttgcgtctacaatgttttttttctttttttttgcaaaggcattaacttacgggtttttacacacGCCAAGCAGGTTGcctctgcaatcttttttttttcttttttttttacataagcattaacttacgggtttttacaccacgccagaggttgcctctgcaatcttttttttcttttttctttttttatttacaaaagcatTAACCTACGGGTTTTTACACCCCgtcagaggttgcctctgcaatctttttattcttttttctttttttttgtaaaggcattaacttacgtgtttttacaccacgccagaggtttcctctgcaatcttttttttcttttttctttgcaaaggcattaacttactggtttttacACCATGCCAGAGGTTTcctctgcaatcttttttttttctttttttttacaaaggcattaacttagggtttttacaccacgccagaggttgcctctgctatctttttttttttttttttttttgcaaaggcattaacttacaggattttacaccacgccagaggtttcctctgcaatttttttttttcttttttttttttttttttgcaaaggcattaacttacgggtttttacaccacgctaGAGGTTtcctctgcaattttttttttttttttttgaaaaggcattaacttacgagtttttacaccacgccagaagtttcctctgcaatctttttttttctcttttttttgtaaaggcattaacttacgggttttaacgACACCACCGCCAGAGGTTTTcctctgcaatcttttttttcttttttttgcaaaggcatttaacttacgggtttttacaccacgccgaGGTTTCCTCtgcaatctcttttttttttgcataggcaTTACTAACGTAACTTAACTGGGTTTTTACACGCTAGAGGTTTcctctgcaatcttttttttttttttttttacaaaagcatCAACTTACGGGTAGGTTTTTTAACCCATTGCAGAGGTTGGcctctgcaatcttttttttcttttttttttacaaaagcttAACATACGGGTTTTTACATCACGCCTGAGGTTGcctctgcaatcttttttttttctttttttttttttacaaagcatttaacttacgggttttttaacttttttctccaCCCCAGGAGGTTGcctctgcaatcttttttttctttttcttttttttttgcaaaggcattaagttacaggtttttacaccacgccagaggttgcctctgcaatcttttctttcttttttctgtttttttacaaaaacattaatttacgggtttttacaccacgccagaggttgcctctgcaatctttttttttcttttttttttacaaaagcattaacttacgggtttttacatcACGCCAGAGGTTAcctctgcaatcttttttttttttttttttttcttttttttttacaaaagcattaacttacgggtttttacaccacgccagaggtttcctctgcaatcttttttttctttttctttttttgcaaaggcattaacttacaggtttttacaccacgccagaggttgcctctgcaatcttttttttctttttttttttttacaaaagcattAACTTACgtgtttttacaccacgccagaggttgcctctgcaatctttttttcctttttttttgcaaaggcattaacttacgggtttttacaccacgccagaggtttcctctgcaatcttttttttcttttttttttgcaaaggcattaacttactggtttttacaccacgccagaggttgcgtctgcaatctttttttcttttttttttttgcaaaggcattaacttacgggttttttacaccacgccagaggttgcctctgcaatcttttttttttttttttttttttttttttacataagcattaacttacgggtttttacaccacgccagatgttgcctctgcaatctttttttttcttttttttctttttttttttttttttacaaaagcattaatttacgggtttttttacaccacgccagaggttgcctctgctattcttttttttttctttttttttttacaaaagcattaacttacgggtttttttactgcacgccagaggttgcctctgcaatcttttttttttcttttttttttacaaaagcattaacttacaggtttttacaccacgccagaggttgcttatgcaatcttttttttttcctctttttttacaaaaggaTTAACTTACACGTTTTTACACcacaccagaggttgcctctgctatctttttttttttttttttacaaaagcattaacttacgggtttttacatcacgccagaggttgcctctgcaaatttttttttcttttttttttgcaaaggcattaacttacgggtttttacatcTTGCCAAAGGTTTcctctgcaatcttttttttttttttttttgcaaaggcaTTAACTTTTGGGTTTTTACatcacgccagaggttgcctctgcaatcttttttttcttttttctttttttttttacaaaaggattaacttatgggtttttacaccacgccagaggttgcctctgcaatcttttttttttacaaaagcattaacttacgggtttttacaccacgccagaggttgcctctgcaatcttttttttttttttttttttttttttttttttttttgcaaaggcattaacttactggtttttacATCATGCCAGATGttgcctctgcattttttttttttttttttttttttttttttttttttttttttttttacaaagcattaacttacgggtttttacaccacgccagaggttgcctctgcaatcttttttttttttttttttttttttttttgcaaaggcattaactttacgggtttttacacgaCGCCAGAGGTTTCGTCTgcaatctttatttttctttttttttttgcaaaggcattaacttacgggtttttacaccatgCCAGAGGTTTcctctgcaatcttttttttcttttttttttttttacaaaggcattaacttacgggtttttacaccacgccagaggtttcctctgcaatcttttttttctttttttgcaaaggcattaacttacgggtttttacaccacgccagaggtttcctctgcaatctttttttttctttttttttgcaaaggcattaacttacgggtttttacaccacgccagaggtttccTCTgcaatctttcttttctttttttttttgcaaagtcattaacttacgggtttttacaccacgccagaggtttcctctgcaatctttttttttcttttttttttgcaaaggcattaacttacgggtttttacaccatgCCAGAGGTTTcctctgcaatctttttttttctttttttttgcaaaggcattaacttacgggtttttataccacgccagaggtttcctctgcaatcttttttttcttttttttttttttttttacaaaagcattaacttacgggtttttacaccacgccagaggttgcctctgcaatctttttatttttattttttttttttttttttttttacaaaagcattaacttacgggtttttacatcACGCCTGAGGTTGcctctgcaatcttttttttttctttttttttttacaaaagcattaacttatgggttttttcaccatgccagaggttgcctctgaaatctttttttcctttttcaatttttttgcaaaggcattaacttacacgTTTTTACACCACACtagaggttgcctctgcaatcttttttttttctttttctttttttttacaaaagcattaacttacgggtttttacaccacgctagaggttgcctctgcaatctttttttttcctttttttttacaaaagcttaacttacgggttttgacatcgccagaggttgcctcgcTCTAATACAaaagcattacttttttttttttacgccagatgctttttttttaacttttttttttttaccagtttttaaCACGcagcgaggtttttttttttcctctgcaatcctttttttctcttttttttgttttttttctttttctttttttttgcagaggcattaacttacggtttttttaacaccacgccagaggtttgcctctgcaatcttttttcttttttttttttacaaaagcattaacttacgggtttttacaccacgccagagttgcctctgcaatcttttttttttctttttttttttttttacaaaggcattaacttacagtttttacaccacgccagaggttgcctctgcaatctttttttcttttcttttttttttacacaaagcaTTAACCCTAACCCCGGgtttttttacaccacgccagaggttgcctctgcaatcttttttttttctttttttttgcaaaggcattaacttacaggtttttacaccacgccagaggtttcctttgcaatctttattttcttttttttttgcaaaggcattaacttacgggtttttacaccacgccagaggtttcctttgcaatctttattttctttttttttacaaaggcattaacttacgggtttttacaccacgctagaggttgcctctgcaatttttgtttttttctgttttattttgcaaAAGGCATTCAACCTTttgggtttttacaccacgccagaggttcaGGTTTTCCTCTGCaatctgtttattttcttttttttggggtttttttttttgcaaagggcATTAACGTTACGGGTTTTTACCACCACGCCAGAAGGTTGCctctacaaatttttttttcttttttttttacaaaggcattaactttaACGCGGGTTTTTTTACACCACGCAGAGGTGGCGGCCTCtgcaatctttttttctttttttttttttacaaaggacaTTAATTCTTACGGggttttacaccacgccagaagagttcctctgcaatttttttttcttttttttttacaaaggcattaactttatGGTTTAATCTCTGCGCCCTTTCCAGACTTCTTTGAACGCGGTGGTGAGATTTTACGCCCATTTTTTGTAAGCTGAAACGTTTCCGGGACTCGTTGACCTCGTCGTATTCAATGACAGGGCGATCACTAGTTGGGTCTCTGCTGTATTGTTTTGGCCTCCGTTTCTTTGCACCCAAGGCATGTCGATTGTATTCCTCTGCTGAATCATATGTCCTTTTTCTGAGTGGCCCAGTATTTCTTGAAGGTGAGCCACCCTTTAAATCGTCCGTTGTTACTCCACTTTCAGTATCACTTCCTTGCAGGTCCTCATcgttttttccattttccaaatACTTGGAAAATTTTCCAGACACTGTTGTTTTGCCTGTTGAAGTTCAGGTTACTCTTTGGAATAGTCCCGTTTCAGTATTTCTATCTCCTTGTGTAGCTGATCGATTTCTTCATCCTTCTTctttttccacattttcattgTTGAGGCGCTTTCCTCTAACATTCACGTGAGATGTTCAACTGTTTCTTGAAGATCGGCTACCTTCCTATCCTTTTCTT harbors:
- the LOC135217579 gene encoding piggyBac transposable element-derived protein 4-like; translated protein: MAIYRERRKIYPALPKSRADVHDTLDVLKIETNKNEEFCLVNDKDEGIVIFSCHANLVALCTQVKELSSEEELSSDDEYIHSETGSSSSSEESLHDDSENQITEEEQENEEENEEEILNEDTSPPNAEWTKVTKKARQHGFTGKEELCVTVHPSSTDNQIWPIDVYKQIITDDIINLIVQETNRYAEQKISSVTVTRRSKLRQWVPTNNEEIEKFIGLIIYMGLVPFPEIQLYWSKSILYKNEIVPKTMSRDRFLLLLQMLHFCNNEEPNVGRDWKIRKLLDMILVQYQSIYKSGSDVIIDESMVPFRGRVIFRQYIPGKSHKYGCKLFNFALLRIHSKHGVIYL